Below is a window of Camelus bactrianus isolate YW-2024 breed Bactrian camel chromosome 7, ASM4877302v1, whole genome shotgun sequence DNA.
CAGCGGCATACTCTTCCCTAGGTGAGCCCTCTGCCGACACTGACAGCCCCACGTTCCCTTCCTCAGCTGTAGCATCCTAGGAGTGGCCCCCCATTCCTAATGAGCCAGGGTGGCAGGGCAGGCTTATCTTGAGGTCTGGGGCCTCGGATGgctccgccccccacccccggtctGGGCTTTGTCTGGGACCCCAAGTCACAGGGTAGAGTCTTGCTTTAAAAAGGATCATGTATCCAACTAATCCTTCATGCAACTTCCAAAAGGAATGCTggctaaatatttactgagctctctCTTCTTGGAAGCCAGAAGGGCAGAAAGCTAAGTGAAAGCTTGGGGAGCCACCACAGGGAAAAGATTAGTTGAGTGACGGACAACAATAAAGAGGGAGgatttgatttttgaaaaatgatctACACGAGTCCATGTGGAGAATGTAGAGAATGGTGTGCTGTGTAAAGCCAGGCCCGCTTTATCCCTGGTAACCTGACCTTGATGTTTGGGGCAGATATGACGTGGGTGTGACTGGCTACTGGAGTCATCCAGGACCTCCCCCCTCCAGGACACTCACCTGTGACTTTGGCCTTGAAGGGGCTGCCCACGATGTGCTGTGGGCCACCATACTTGATGGCAATGAGGTAGTTGCCAGGGGCCATGGGAGTGTAAGTGACCACGTGGCCCTCAGGACACTCCCGACAGTCCAGCTGCACCTTGGAGGGGCCATCAATGGTGACAGACAAGGCCCCTGAGCCCGCGTTCAAGGTGTTGACGATGAACTCTGATGACACGCCTGGGGACCAGAGGTAGCAAGGGTGTAGGCAGAAAGGGTTTGGGGCCCAGAGGTGGGTAGGCTGGAGCCCAGGCTCCCTGGAGCAGGCCTCTGTGAGGACTCAGAGCTCATCAGCACTGCCCCAGGACTGGGGGCTAAGTACCTCAATatcacctcctcctcccagccactCACCTGTAGTGCCTCCCTCAAGCCCAGGACCGTAGGCTGACACCaagcctgggtctccagcctggcTCTGCTCCCCAACGCGGATCTTGAAGGGACTGCCAGGGATGTGGGCACCGTTGAACTTGACATCGATGGAGTGGACGCCATTCTCATGGGGAATGAAGCGGATGGTGTGCTTGTCTGTGGGGCAGAGATTGTTAGGTGAGCTTTtgtccttcccctccctttccaAGAAGGTCCTAGCCTGACGGGGACTGGGCCAGCTCACCACTGTCCAGCTCGGAGACGTAGCACTCCTCCACTGCACCCGAGGGCGTGTGCACCCTAGCATCGATCACACCCCGAGCACCGTTCAGCTGCACCGCAAAGGACGCCGGCTGGTTCACCTTGAGCCCCGTCTCCTGTAGAGGTCACAGAGGGTGCTCAGACTCCTGGGAGGGTCTGGAGCGTTCCTCTCTGCAAGCTGGCACTGCTTTCACCACATGCCCAGCCTGGCTCCTGCCACCTGGACCAGCTCCCAGAGGCCCTCAGCAAGACTACAGTAGCAGTAGGGGGCTGGGTCTGTGACCCCAGCATCCACCTGCAGGAGGTGGGCCCACTGGCTGTTCTGGGCAGGCAGGGCACCAGAGATGACGTGCCCTGTCCTGGCTGAGGAGGTAAGACCCAGACATCGTAAAGTGGGCCCAATGACAAAGCTGCTAGAGCTGTGTGGACTCTGATGAGTATAGAGGAGAGTGGCCTGGACTGGCTAGGGGTGCTCAAGGGGGGAGGTGGGCCAATGGGGaggctgggggggtggggcacAGAGCCCAGCTCTAGAGTTGGGgtagggctggggggaggagaaACACAAGGGTTCTGATAAGACTACCCTGAGCCGCAGCTGGAAGGGGCATGGAGCCCCCTGCTGTACAGATACTGGGAGAGAGGAGATGTCTGTCTTGACCTTTGAAGGTCACTGCTAAGTCCCTGGCCACATGGGCCTGCCATCCTCTACTCCTGCCCATCTCTCAGGGTGGCAGAGGGGCCCCATCCCTGGGCACACACCTGGAGGCTGGTGACGGTGAGACGGCGAGCATCATCTGAGAGGGAGGCCACGGGTACCACAAAGGGGCTGTCTGGGATGTGCTCATCGTTGAACTTGATGGAGACCTCATAGTCACCTGAGGAGGTAAAGCCAGTCAGCATAGGCCCCAGGATGCGATGGCAAGGCAGAGCCACCTCCACCCTCGCCTCTTCCAGGACAAGCTCCTGGAGACAGATGTGCATTCCCCGGGTGTGGGGTGAAGGTAGACAGCAGAGAAAGAGCAGCAGCCCAGGTGAAGAATCAGTTCAGTAGCCCCTTCTCCTGCCTGGTCAGTGAGCAAAAGCCCAGTCTGGAAGGTTATTCAGGCCCAGCTCCACTGTGGACACCCACCTGGTTCCTGGACAACATAGGAGACCCCGCAGGAGCCATCTTTGCGGTCCTCAAATGCAATCTCCGCCTTGCTGGGCCCCTCCACAGCAATAGACAGGCCCCCGGCACCTGCTTCTCGGGTCCAGATGCTGAATTCGGCTGGAGACGGAAGCAGGACAGGGGCAGCTGTTCAGCACCATTGCCCATCCTGCCAGctgccctgcccccatcccctaTCTCGGCTTCCTCCCCCTTACCTGGCACACCGGCCACCCCTCGCTCCAGCCCTGTGCCTCCAGCCCGCACCTTGTGGGCACCACCTTCACCCAGTGGCCCCACGGTGAACTGAAAGGGGCTGCCTGGCACATGCTGCCCGCGGTACTTGACAGTGACCGTGTGGGGCCCCATCTCCTGGGGCACAAAGCGCACGCTGTACGCGCTGTCCTCCCCCTCCACGATCTCTGCAGCTTCTGTCTTGCCGGACGGGCTGGTCACCTGTGCGGTCATATCCTGAGAGCTGGCCTCacctgcagggggtggggtgtgtcAGGGTGACACTTGGGCTGCTCCTAGCCCCTTCTTCCCTCCAAGTAAAACCCTCTCCTTGCCCCAAGGGATGGAAGGCCCAGCCTCCCCGGGAAGACCCTGGCTCTGCTCACCCTCCTGCTGGCGGGTGATGCTGCCAAAAGAGCCTAGGCGTTCTCGACCCAGAAAGTCCCCGAAGACGGTGGGGAAGGGGTCTCCGCCAACCTGGGTGGACTCCTCCACCCGCACCTCACGCTTGGTCTCCCCGCCCCGTGTCTTGCTAATCTCTGTGCGCTCCGTGCGGGTATACGTGTGGCTGCTGCGGGTGAAGGTGCGTGTCAGGCGCTCCTGGGCAGACACCATCTGGAACCAGTTCCCTGTGGGACACACAcagccagggaaggggaggggagggagaggagaaatgagCCAGCAGGACAGAGACCCTGGGGGCAGGATCGGGGCCCTCCCCATTGCCCCATCCTGCCCAGGCTCTTCCTGGCTCCCACCTGGGATCTTGAGGTTAAGGTCGCAAGTGCTGCCGATGGTGGCAATAGAAGGCGCCTGCCTGCGCCGGGTGATGCTTTCCTTCATGCGGCCCTCGCCAGTAACCTTCACCGTGAATGGGCTTCCTGTAGCAGGAGAAAGGGGTCTTAGATCCCTTGCCTCTAGCCTCCTGGCTTGTCCCAGCCACCGCCTGGAGTCTTACCCGGCACGTGCTTGTCGGCAAACTTGATGTTGATGATGTAGGTGCCAGGTTCAGTGGGGCAGTAGGTGACTTTGCATGTGCCATCCTCCATATCCTCACAGTTGATGTCCACCTTGCTAGGGCCTTCAATACTCAGCCCCAGGCCCCCATAACCTACCGGAAAGCAAGAGACACATCTCCCTCAGTCCCCACTGCCattctgctctcccctccccaaactGCAGGCTCCATCCAGAATGGGCACCCCAGGTCTATCATAACCACTAACAAAAGATGGCTCAGCAGGAGGAGAAGGGGCAAGCCAGGCACTGACCCAGATGGTCAGGGAGAGGCAGTCTTGGAAATTCCCCAGGGCAGGCCTCTTGGGTGCCAGTGAGTGAGAGACAGAAACTCAGGACAGCTGAACTTTCTCTTAAATGTGAGAGAAGTGACATGGTGCCCACTTTCTTCATTGGGCCCCAGAATATGAATCTCAGGAGAGACTGGGCCAGGAAGTTCAGCGAGGAGGGTATGGCCAAGGGGCATGGGGCAGGAAAGGACTAGTCCTCATTAGAGGCACCAGCTGAAATGAGGGGTCTCTGGGGCAAGAAGCACCTGCATTACGAGTGTCCACGATGAACTCCGCCACCTGGAACGTGTGTCCCTCAGACAGGCCCTTGCCCCAGACCCGCACCTTGCTAGCGTCCCCGATCTCAGACGGCCCCACCAGGATCTTGAAGGGGCTATTGGTGACGTGCTTGCCACTCTTGCGCACGCTCACCACGTGCTCCCCAACCTCCTTGGGGGTGAAGGAGATGCCTGTGGAGAAGAGGGGTCAGGCATGGAGCCCTGGGCCTGGCGGCGTCCCTTCCCGGctccccccaggcccctcccGTGGCCCCATGCTCACCAATGTGCCGGTTGGGCAGGCGCTTCAGCAGGCAGGGCTCCTCATTGCCCGATGGGGCACGGATGCTGGCAGTCAGCTGGCTCAGGTCACTCTCGGTGATCTTCAGTGACACATCCGTGGAGGTGCCCACGTTCAGCTGTGAAGTCCTCATCGAGTCATCGCCTGGGGGAGAGTTGGCATGTCAGGCAGTGTGACTCCAGGCAggccctgccttcatggagctcagGAGACCTCCTGGCAGACCCTGCTGGACTCAGCAGAGACTGGGGGGCCACTCACAGGCACAGAGAAACTGGGGAGAGGGCAATCTTCATTCACATTTAGCTGCCAAATGTGGGCCCAGCACCCTAGTCCCCCTGAATCGGTTAAATCCCTAATTTACACAAATTTCAATCTTAAGTCACATGATTTTATGGAGACAAAACACTAGACTGGACTAGACAACACAGAccctttactagctgtgtggctctgATCAAGTTGCTTAGCCCCTCTGAGCCTACTGGTTTCCTTAGCTATCAAAGGGAATTAACAATACTCTAACTTGAAAGCCTCAACAAGATATATGTttcagagctggggcaggggaggtgggggtgggggtgggggtgggggtggctgaaTGTTTCTCACCTGCTGTAAAGAATAGAATTACATCCTTACATTCATCCAGAAATGAACTCTTCCACCTCAAGGGGGCCCTACCCTAATGCCTGGTGACTTGAACACGCCAGGCTTGTACATCCATTGTGTGCTGGGGATGGGGGGTGTCATAGGCTGTGGGTGCCTACATGTCCACCCACCTGTGATCTTGGCTGTGAAGGGGCTCCCCGGGATGTGCTTGTCATCAAAGCGCACGATGATGCTATAGTCTCCAGGCGCCGTAGGCAGGTAGGATACAGTGCAGGTGCCATCCTTGTTGTCCTTGCAGGTGATCTCTGCCTTGGACGGGCCCTCCACGGCCAAGGACAGACCCCCTGTAGGTGGAAGTGGGGCTGAGATCAGAGGTCCTGATCATCTACCCCTCCCCCTCACAGCCCCTGTCTGCAGCTCCCTCACCTTCCCCAGCATCCTTGGTGACAATGGTAAAGGTGGCTGGCTTGTTGACCATGCCATGACTCAGGCCTGGCCCATAGGCGCTGACATGGCGGCTGTTGATGGCATCCACGTAGAACTGCAAGGGGCTCCCTGGGGGTGGATGGAAAAAGGGGGCTCGGTCAGTAAGGACAGGGGCTGCCTGAACCCGCCTCAGCCCACCCCACACCTTCCCACAGTCTCCCTGCTGAGCCCTACATCTCTGCCGTAGGGGCCTGACTGGTGGAAGTCTGCCTCCCACCAGGATACCAGCCTCCCCAGCGCTTATTGTGGTGTcggcatacagcaggtgctcaatgaatattttttgACAGAAGGCAGGCCCAGATGAAGTCACAGTGGGGCTCCTCTCAGCCCAACCAAGCCCAGCCCAGCCGCCAACTCACCAGGGATGTGGTTGCCGTCATACTTGATCCCCATGTGGTGCAGGCCTTTCTCGGTGGGTGCATACCTCACTGTGATGGTGCCATCCTTGTTGTCGGTGATGTTGGGCCGGGCCGTCTTCCCGGAGGGCATCCGCACCTCCCCTGTCAGGCAGACACAGTTATGTGGGGGACCTCAGTTTCTCCTACCTCAACCCCCTTGCTGTCCCAGGCCCCCACCTCTGTGTGGTTGTGCCTCCACCCCAGAGGTCCGGCACCAGGTGACAACCTGGAGCATCAGGACAAACCCCGAGCTGGGAGACAGAAGGCTTAAGTCTGAGTTCCAGCTCTGCCCACattgctgtgtgatcctgggtaGCTCACACCCCCTTTCTGGGCCCCAGCTTTCATCTCAGACACAAGGAGCTGGGCCTGAATGCAGGTGTCCTCCCTTTGAGTCCTCAAGGCCCAGGGCAGTACCTGTGAGCTCCCCTTTCTGCACGGTGAAGGGGATGACCAGGTTGAAGGGTCTCAGCATGGACTCCATTGGCTCTACAGGCACCACTGGCTCCTCGGTGGCCTGTGGCAGGTGAGAGGGAACAGTCACTGgctggagaaggcctgggagctTGGCCTGAGCCATGActgaaggcagagaaaatgaggaaagaacAAGATGGTTAATGTTGAAACTGGAGAGCAGGAGAGGCGCATCTGCTGCAGGAGAAGAAGTGCTGTGCCTAGCTTGGGGGTCTGTCTCCCCAGCCTGACTCCCGCCTGCTCCCCAAGACGGCCCCCAAaccatgccccagccctgtccgctgaagaagagaaggaagaagtggagggagaggaggaggagggcgaggTCTGGCCCAGGTGGGAGGTGGCAGTACCCAGTGTGTGGGGTAGGCGCTGGGCCGGTGCAGCTGCAGCACATCAGAGGGCTCCTCCACGTGGGGCATGGGGTCACACGCCTGGGAGGCAAGGCACGGAGAGCACAGGATGTGGCAGGCCAGTATTCACCAGCTCTAGGGACCAGGAGCTGACTCAGAATGGCCCAGGGACCTGAAATCCTGGGCTGCCCATGGGGCAGGATGGGTATCTTGGGTGCTTTACCCTCTGGAGGGCTTCATTGTCCTGCAGGGCCACCTTGGGGAGCTGTACAGGAACAGTGGGCTCAAGGGTCAGAGAGGAATATGGCAAATTCCGCCAGAGAGGGCTGACTGACTGCCAGAGGGGCCAGAGGCAGGGCTGTGCTCACCTCCCAGGTTGGGAGGCTACTGGGAAAGCAAAGGCTCAACTCTGGAGCACTCTGGGACCAGAAGCCATCAGACATGGCAACAGGTCCTGAATTCCTTGCTACTGCTAGTAAGGctggccccccaccccctccagccaCCATCTAGTCCTGCTGCGGCCGCAGAGCTTACCAGCACGTGGAAGGGGCTGTTGGGGATGTGCTCGCCTCCGAAGCGGATGGTGATGACGTACTTGCCCGGCTCAGGTGCAGTGTAGTAGATGTCGAAGGTACCATCGTGGTTCTCAACCACATCCACGTCGAGCTCTGCCCCATCCGGGGTGGACACTGTGCACGTCACCTTCCCCTTGCCTGCTGCCTTGGCGTCCACTGTGATCACAGTTTCCTCCCCAATCTGGATGCGGGGGCCCAGGCAGGCACCTGCCACACAGAAGCAACCGGTCATGGGTTCTGTAGGGGCCCTATGCCCAGCCCCACTCAGTTCCCAACTGCCTCCACCACCTCAGCCCACAGCAAGAAGAGAAGGGGCACTCACCCAGGCCGTGACCTCCAATGGACACTGGAAACAGAGAAGAATGTGAGACCATGAAACACTCAGGAGAGGGTGGGGGACAAGGGATGGGTaagggcaggggaggtgggagaggggactggggcaggggaggcggaGTGGGTGCCCACCTGTGACGAGGCACTTGCTGGCGTCCCCAGTGGGCAGGGCATGGATGCGGAAGGGTGAGTAGGGGATCTCGTCACCACCGTACTTGATGGTGATGGTGTACCGGCCACTCATGTCCGGCAGATAGGACACAGTGTATGTGCCATCCCCGTTGTCTCGGATGTTGGCCTTCTTGGGCTTACCCTCGGGGTCCTGGGGGAGAAGCAGAGGTCAAGGCTGGTCTGTGCCCACAGTCTGACCAGGGAGGTGGGCAGCACATGGACTTACCAGGATCTGGACAGTGAGCAAGCCCTCCCCAGCATCCCGGGCATCGATGGTGAACTCCACAGGCAGGCTGGCAGGGATGCCAGCGGCATTGAGGCCGGGGCCGCTGGCCCGCACCTTGCTGGCATCATGGGCTGGAAGCACCTTAATCTTGAAGGGGCTTGAGGGGGAAAAAGGATAGTTAGTTGGCTGAGGGTTGGGGGGAGGCAGAGTCTTGTCTCATTTTGGGCCTGGAGTCCTTCCCACATTCATGAGAAGGGGAGATGACTCCTGAGTAGGGAGGAGGGACCAGGTCACAGCCTGAGTCATGGGGGAGGGCCATTCGGGTGTGCCCCCAACCGAAGCCTGAGCATTTCTTCTCCATTCTCCAGGCAGATGCTGTGGTTTGTTTAAAGAGGAGGGTGCAGGAGGCTGCCCTCTCCCACCTGTTTGCAGCTACATGGTGGGGGGAAAGCCCAGCCAGAGGAGGGTCCCTGAGGCTGTGCTGCCTCCAGGGTGGAAAAGACAGGCAGGGGGCCCTGAGAAAGagtgggagggggcagcagagacCAGATGAAGCCAAGACAAGTGGGAGGAGTGTTCCCAGGGACCCACAGTGGCCCTGCAGGTGTGGCCTTGGTAGGAGCTCCCCAGAGCTCAGCACAGCACAGGAGCCCAAAGCTGGTCCTCACCTGCGTGGCACCTCCTGGTCGGCATACTTGACGGCTACTGTGTAGGGCCCATCAGTGGCTGGGGTATAGTGGACAGTGTGGGTGCCATCTCCATTGTCACGCACCTCCACAGGCTCAGCCACACCTGGGCAAGGGAGCAGGGTCAGCAGAGCCTCCTGGCACCCTGTCCCATCTCTCTCCGCCCTGCCCAGACATTCTCATACCTGTGGGGCCCAGCACGGCCACCTGCAGGGGGGCCCGGCCAGCTTGGCTGCAGTCTACCATGAAGGTCTGGGGTACTCGGGCCCTGacaccagcccccagccccgggccCGAGCATTTGACCTTCCCAGGGTCCACCACATCCTTCACCGGCACCCGGAACGGGCTCCCTGCAAGGAGAGAGACTTCAGCCCCTACCCACCTGCCTGGGAGGGGCTCCCTGACACTGAGGAACCAGGAGGAGGAGGCCTTCCCTGCCTTTGAAATGCCCCAGGGAGGCCAGACCAAATGTGCAAACGCTTAGGAACTTGCTAAGAAAATGTAAACAAGGAGAAATAAACTTGGCTGCAGACCAAGGCTGTGCAAATCCACTTACTTAGGTCACAAGCCTGGAAGGCCTTTCTAAATTAATAGAATGTTAAAAGTGgaatatttgtaaaagaaaatgcatttttgacaGTGTAAAATTAGATAAGGGGGGAAAATGTCCAATTTCAGCAGGCCCAAGTTATGCAATAATTGAAGACATGACCcctaccctgcccccacccctgagcAGCTTATCCCTGCAGGAGAGCAGGGGGGTTCCTTGCTTTGTAAACAGTGAGAGCGAGAGGGTGTGAAAGGTGGCCCAGACTGTGTCTGAGTGACCAAACTCACAAGGTCTGGCGCTTCCAGGCAAGGGGCCAGGACAGCAGTGCTGAGCTTCTGGGAATGAACTGCACCCACTGCCCTGCCTCTTGGCCATGACCGTGCCTGCCTGCTCAGCATTCTCCCCACTGGCTGGACTGGTGGCCATCCTGCTCTGGGGATGAGTCTCCACACCCAACTTCCCTTCCAGTTTCCCTGTCACTGAGCAGGCCTCCtactgccctccccagccccacccgctCTCTGCACACCTGGGATGGGCCGGCCCCCAAAGGTGATGTTGACGTCGTAGTCTCCGGGGGTGAAGGGGATGTACTCCACGGTGCAGCTGCCGTCCTTGTTGTCCTTGCAGGACATCTTGGCTTCTGAGGGGCCCTCAATGGCTAGGCCTAGGCCCCCAGTGCCAGCTCCCCTACAAGAGGACCCCTCTGTCAGCCTCGCTAGGACCACTGAGTGGAGATGAAGGAGCAGCTGAATAGGGGCTGAGGGCCAGGCTGAGAAGGGACCAGCTACAGGGGCTGCGACACTAGGGGAGGTTTGCACCCTTGATGGGGGATGGGCTGGGGATGAGGCACAAGCAGACGGACAAAGGGGGAGGGCAAGTGGTTGGGATCAGGGTGGCCACAGCTTCAGGGTCAAGGTTAGGAAAGGGAGAGATACCTGGTCTCCACAGTGAAGCGGTTGGCCTTGTTGACCAAGCCACCCTCTAGGCCGGGCCCAAAGGCCCGGACGCGGGTGGGGTCACAGCCCTCGGTCACGCCCACTCGGAATGGGCTCTTGGGCACAGCCACATCATCATACAACACCTCCACCAAATGCACGCCTAGAACCGGACCACAGGGTGCAAGTCAGGATGTGCACGGccccctccaccccgcccccaTGAAAATGCTGAGATCAGATCCCCACTGTCCCCACTCAGCCCAGTCCCTCACCCTCTTCATAGGCCGTATACTGCACTCGGTAGGTGCCATCCCCATTGTCTGTCACATAGGTGTCCGTCTTAGCACCCGAGGGGTTGAGCACGCGAGCTGTCACATGGTTCCCACCCGTGGCCGTGAGGGATCTTGCGTCCACAGTGAACTCAGTGGTCACTTCACGCAGGACACCTGGGTCCCAGGAGACAAGAGCTCAGTGTGGGTTTGGGGCAGCCTTCACACAGCTGCTCacctcatccctccctccccagctcccaggtggctcctcctctccccctgctATTCCCCAGTCTGAGCCCAGCCATCCTCTCAGGCCTGTGAGCTCCAGGCCCTGCCACCCACAGCCCCTGCCTCAGCTCCCTTCCCCACATGGTGACATTCTGTTCATGTAAGTCTCCCTATCAGGCTCTGGGCCCCTCGAGGGCAGGTATGGGTCTTACATCTTGCGCCCCCTGCCTCCATGCCCAGCCCAGGGTCTGGTCCCCAACAGATGGTAACTCACATTCACTGAACTGAGCTGAACTGTGTCCTGAATCCTGTCACCCACTACCCCACAGCTTTCCCTCTGCACCATGGAGAGCAAGGTTCTTAGCTTTTTCAGATCAGGGACCCCTTAAGCTGACGAAAGTTGAGGATCTCCCCAGCAAAATGCCCATGGGCAGACGCAATTCTGCCACAAGACCAGAGGCAAAGCTCCATGTCCTGCCCTTGGCTTTGGCTCCTCTGGGGTGTCTGAGCTCTAAGGACTCCAGGGCTGCCCCAAAGCTCCCCCTTCACCTCACACTGCCCCCCAATGCCTTCAGCCCTGCTTCCCACCCGCCCTGACTGGCGCCATGACaggctcctggctcctcctccatCACTCACCATGTGGCTCCACACCAGGCCCTGAGACCTTGACCCCACTGGTGTCAACAGCAGGCTGCACATGGACACGGGTGGGGAATTTGGGTACGGGGTGCCCGCCATACTTGATGGTAATGGTGTAggtgccggggaaggcggggctGTAGGTGATGTGGTAGGTGCCGTCAGCATTGTTGTGGATCAGCACCTCGGCCTTGACCCCGGCGTCCGACAGGATTTCGATGGTCAGCTCAGCCTCACCCGCCTCCGAGCAGTCCACAGTGAAGGTGGCAGCCTCGCCAGCCTTGCCACGCTCCAGGCCTGGCCCACTGGCCCGCACCTTGCTCGGGTCGAACACGGGCCGGATGGTAGCCTTGAAGGGCGAGCCGGGGATGTGGGCTTCGGCAAACAGGATGTTGATGGTGTACTCGCCCGGCTCCGTGGGCAGGTAGCTGACAGCACACGAGCCATCACCGTTGTCCTGGCACTCAATCTTGGCCTCGCAGGGGCCCTCCACGGTCAGCCCCAGACCACCTGTGCCCGCCCCCTTGGTGTCGATGGAGAAGGGCGCTGGTGTGCCTACCAGCCCGCCCTTGAGACCAGGGCCGTAAGCACAGACCTAGAGGAAGGAGCAGGTGTGTGGGTTACCTACACCTGGCCTCTCCCATGCCTGGCCTTCATGGCTCCCTGTGAAAGCTAAGCACTTTCAACTGTAGCAGCTACTACAGACTGAATCCTTATAACAATTCCatgtgaggaaatggaggcaaagAAATTGAATAATTTGTCCCAGTTGGTGGACCTGAGATTGAAGTCAGGCTCTTAATAACTCAGCTGTCTCAAAGGCAGGTCCTGAAGTGGGGGACTGCCTCAGCCCCAGGTCCTTGGCTGTGCTCCCTCCAGGACATAAGACCCTCTGGTCTCTGCCCCTATGACTTATTCATCTTTCCTACAAGCCCCCAATTCCCAGCTCCCGCCAGTCCCCGTCTCCTCACCTTGGAGGGGTCAGGAGGCAAGACACCCTCCACAGTGAAGGGGCTGCCAGGCACCGGGTGACCATCATAGGTGATGTCCACCTTGTAGGGCCCCTCCTCAGGGGGCATGTAACGCACAGCCTGGGTGTCGGCTCCACCCCCAGGTTCCAGTTTGCAGGGGATGGGTCGTCGGGAGGGTGAGGTCATCCGCACGTCCAGCTGGCCCTGACCACCAGCCCCTCGTGTGTTCACAGAGAATGCCTGTTCTTGCCCCACAGCGACCTCTGTGTAGAGAGCAAGGGACACAGTGAGCAGAGACTCCAGCCCACCCCAGCCAACACCCCTCACTCTCAGGTCAGCTCTTGCCCCCACTTACTGCTGTTGAGGCCTTGAACTTTGACTTTGCTAAGGTCCAGCGGGGGTGCCACATTCACCACAAAGGGGCTCTTGGGGACAG
It encodes the following:
- the FLNC gene encoding filamin-C isoform X2, which translates into the protein MMNNSGYSEAPGLGLGDEADDMPSTEKDLAEDAPWKKIQQNTFTRWCNEHLKCVGKRLTDLQRDLSDGLRLIALLEVLSQKRMYRKFHPRPNFRQMKLENVSVALEFLEREHIKLVSIDSKAIVDGNLKLILGLIWTLILHYSISMPMWEDEDDEDARKQTPKQRLLGWIQNKVPQLPITNFNRDWQDGKALGALVDNCAPGLCPDWEAWDPNQPVENAREAMQQADDWLGVPQVIAPEEIVDPNVDEHSVMTYLSQFPKAKLKPGAPVRSKQLNPKKAIAYGPGIEPQGNTVLQPAHFTVQTVDAGVGEVLVYIEDPEGHTEEAKVVPNNDKNRTYAVSYVPKVAGLHKVTVLFAGQNIERSPFEVNVGMALGDANKVSARGPGLEPVGNVANKPTYFDIYTAGAGTGDVAVVIVDPQGRRDTVEVALEDKGDSTFRCTYRPVMEGPHTVHVAFAGAPITRSPFPVHVAEACNPNACRASGRGLQPKGVRVKEVADFKVFTKGAGSGELKVTVKGPKGTEEPVKVREAGDGVFECEYYPVVPGKYVVTITWGGYAIPRSPFEVQVSPEAGVQKVRAWGPGLETGQVGKSADFVVEAIGTEVGTLGFSIEGPSQAKIECDDKGDGSCDVRYWPTEPGEYAVHVICDDEDIRDSPFIAHIQPAPPDCFPDKVKAFGPGLEPTGCIVDKPAEFTIDARAAGKGDLKLYAQDADGCPIDIKVIPNGDGTFRCSYVPTKPIKHTIIISWGGVNVPKSPFRVNVGEGSHPERVKVYGPGVEKTGLKANEPTYFTVDCSEAGQGDVSIGIKCAPGVVGPAEADIDFDIIKNDNDTFTVKYTPPGAGRYTIMVLFANQEIPASPFHIKVDPSHDASKVKAEGPGLNRTGVEVGKPTHFTVLTKGAGKAKLDVHFAGAAKGEAVRDFEIIDNHDYSYTVKYTAVQQGNMAVTVTYGGDPVPKSPFVVNVAPPLDLSKVKVQGLNSKVAVGQEQAFSVNTRGAGGQGQLDVRMTSPSRRPIPCKLEPGGGADTQAVRYMPPEEGPYKVDITYDGHPVPGSPFTVEGVLPPDPSKVCAYGPGLKGGLVGTPAPFSIDTKGAGTGGLGLTVEGPCEAKIECQDNGDGSCAVSYLPTEPGEYTINILFAEAHIPGSPFKATIRPVFDPSKVRASGPGLERGKAGEAATFTVDCSEAGEAELTIEILSDAGVKAEVLIHNNADGTYHITYSPAFPGTYTITIKYGGHPVPKFPTRVHVQPAVDTSGVKVSGPGVEPHGVLREVTTEFTVDARSLTATGGNHVTARVLNPSGAKTDTYVTDNGDGTYRVQYTAYEEGVHLVEVLYDDVAVPKSPFRVGVTEGCDPTRVRAFGPGLEGGLVNKANRFTVETRGAGTGGLGLAIEGPSEAKMSCKDNKDGSCTVEYIPFTPGDYDVNITFGGRPIPGSPFRVPVKDVVDPGKVKCSGPGLGAGVRARVPQTFMVDCSQAGRAPLQVAVLGPTGVAEPVEVRDNGDGTHTVHYTPATDGPYTVAVKYADQEVPRSPFKIKVLPAHDASKVRASGPGLNAAGIPASLPVEFTIDARDAGEGLLTVQILDPEGKPKKANIRDNGDGTYTVSYLPDMSGRYTITIKYGGDEIPYSPFRIHALPTGDASKCLVTVSIGGHGLGACLGPRIQIGEETVITVDAKAAGKGKVTCTVSTPDGAELDVDVVENHDGTFDIYYTAPEPGKYVITIRFGGEHIPNSPFHVLATEEPVVPVEPMESMLRPFNLVIPFTVQKGELTGEVRMPSGKTARPNITDNKDGTITVRYAPTEKGLHHMGIKYDGNHIPGSPLQFYVDAINSRHVSAYGPGLSHGMVNKPATFTIVTKDAGEGGLSLAVEGPSKAEITCKDNKDGTCTVSYLPTAPGDYSIIVRFDDKHIPGSPFTAKITGDDSMRTSQLNVGTSTDVSLKITESDLSQLTASIRAPSGNEEPCLLKRLPNRHIGISFTPKEVGEHVVSVRKSGKHVTNSPFKILVGPSEIGDASKVRVWGKGLSEGHTFQVAEFIVDTRNAGYGGLGLSIEGPSKVDINCEDMEDGTCKVTYCPTEPGTYIINIKFADKHVPGSPFTVKVTGEGRMKESITRRRQAPSIATIGSTCDLNLKIPGNWFQMVSAQERLTRTFTRSSHTYTRTERTEISKTRGGETKREVRVEESTQVGGDPFPTVFGDFLGRERLGSFGSITRQQEGEASSQDMTAQVTSPSGKTEAAEIVEGEDSAYSVRFVPQEMGPHTVTVKYRGQHVPGSPFQFTVGPLGEGGAHKVRAGGTGLERGVAGVPAEFSIWTREAGAGGLSIAVEGPSKAEIAFEDRKDGSCGVSYVVQEPGDYEVSIKFNDEHIPDSPFVVPVASLSDDARRLTVTSLQETGLKVNQPASFAVQLNGARGVIDARVHTPSGAVEECYVSELDSDKHTIRFIPHENGVHSIDVKFNGAHIPGSPFKIRVGEQSQAGDPGLVSAYGPGLEGGTTGVSSEFIVNTLNAGSGALSVTIDGPSKVQLDCRECPEGHVVTYTPMAPGNYLIAIKYGGPQHIVGSPFKAKVTGPRLSGGHSLHETSTVLVETVTKSSSSRGSSYSSIPKFSSDASKVVTRGPGLSQAFVGQKNSFTVDCSKAGTNMMMVGVHGPKTPCEEVYVKHMGNRVYNVTYTVKEKGDYILIVKWGDESVPGSPFKVNVP